Proteins encoded in a region of the Roseateles sp. SL47 genome:
- a CDS encoding glutamate-5-semialdehyde dehydrogenase, with amino-acid sequence MSMTDLVAYMNGVGGAARRASTLMAAAPTAAKNQALLALARRLRESGPALSSANERDLQAARSAGLDAPLVDRLRLDAKTLDTVALGCEQIAAMPDPIGEITGVKRRPTGISVGQMRVPLGVFGMIYESRPNVTIEAASLAIKSGNACILRGGSEALHSNLALAQLVAQSLEEAGLPADAVQLVNTTDRAAVGLLIAMPEFVDVIIPRGGKGLIERISRDARVPVIKHLDGNCHCYVDAQVDLAQALVVVENAKTQKYSPCNATESLLVHADQAAAFLPRIGRVFAAKGVEMRACERAFAALLEVQDARLVAATEDDWSTEYLAPIISIKVVDSLDEAIAHINRYGSHHTDAILTTLHVNALRFLREVDSASVMVNASTRFADGFEYGLGAEIGISTDKFHARGPVGLEGLTSMKWVVLGQGEIRQ; translated from the coding sequence ATGTCGATGACCGACCTAGTTGCCTACATGAATGGCGTCGGCGGCGCCGCGCGTCGTGCTTCGACGCTCATGGCTGCCGCGCCCACTGCTGCGAAGAATCAAGCGCTCCTGGCGCTGGCCCGCCGCCTCCGCGAGAGCGGCCCAGCCCTGTCGTCCGCCAACGAGCGCGACCTCCAGGCCGCCCGCAGCGCCGGTCTTGACGCCCCTCTGGTCGACCGCCTCCGCCTGGATGCCAAGACCCTGGACACCGTCGCCCTGGGCTGCGAGCAGATCGCCGCCATGCCCGACCCCATCGGCGAAATCACCGGCGTCAAGCGCCGCCCCACCGGCATCAGCGTCGGCCAGATGCGCGTCCCGCTGGGGGTCTTCGGCATGATCTACGAGAGCCGTCCCAACGTCACCATCGAAGCAGCGTCGCTGGCCATCAAGAGCGGCAACGCCTGCATCCTCCGCGGCGGCTCCGAAGCGCTGCACAGCAACCTGGCCCTGGCGCAACTGGTGGCGCAAAGCCTGGAGGAAGCCGGCCTGCCCGCCGACGCGGTGCAACTGGTCAACACCACCGACCGCGCCGCCGTCGGTTTGCTCATCGCCATGCCCGAATTCGTGGACGTCATCATCCCGCGCGGTGGCAAGGGCCTGATTGAACGCATCAGCCGCGATGCACGTGTGCCGGTCATCAAGCATCTGGACGGCAACTGCCACTGCTATGTCGATGCCCAGGTGGACCTGGCGCAGGCGCTGGTGGTGGTCGAAAACGCCAAGACCCAGAAGTACAGCCCCTGCAACGCCACCGAATCGCTGCTGGTGCATGCCGACCAGGCCGCCGCCTTCCTGCCGCGCATCGGTCGCGTGTTTGCCGCCAAGGGCGTGGAAATGCGCGCCTGCGAACGTGCTTTCGCGGCGTTGCTGGAGGTGCAGGACGCCCGCCTGGTCGCCGCCACGGAAGACGACTGGAGCACCGAATACCTGGCGCCCATCATCAGCATCAAGGTCGTGGACAGCCTGGACGAAGCCATCGCCCACATCAACCGCTACGGCTCCCACCACACCGATGCGATTCTGACCACGCTGCACGTGAACGCCCTGCGCTTCCTGCGCGAGGTGGATTCGGCCAGCGTGATGGTCAATGCCAGCACCCGCTTTGCGGACGGCTTTGAATACGGCCTGGGTGCGGAGATTGGCATCTCTACCGACAAGTTCCATGCGCGTGGGCCGGTTGGCCTGGAAGGGCTCACGTCCATGAAGTGGGTGGTGCTGGGTCAGGGCGAAATTCGGCAGTGA
- a CDS encoding ATP-binding protein, giving the protein MGRSTLSIQTRLVAALSLSATILVGLIGLYWVNRHERELDAELLERQRRMAQLVARGFAEPVWNLDSAALSELLDAVMADPEVHAITLTAPGLEPLRRERPDTAVRPQTIEFELSHRSGADNGAAGALGRASIVYTRAYIDQRVGETRRLVASLLATVLLAIGLTSYVLVRRLVERPVSRLRGLAQRVASGELGAQITPEHADEIGDLTEQLNAMSTKLQDFAEGVRNSEQRYRSLFENAAEGIFQADGHGRLLRINKALAHMLGLAHPEQAQGLTLRRVVRIEPEEYRRLARALERHRLLQQVPLLVTTRDGRDLWMELSLHLVQDGGAPRVEGLVSDITQRRLAEQELTQHRDHLEELVTDRTVELSQAKQRAETANQAKSRFLATMSHEFRTPLNAILGFAQLLQMDKSLTNSQQSKIRLMRESGEHLLVLITDLLDVASIEAGKLTLQLNPLDLRALLEMCSESMRPRAAEKGLAFDVELDPELPARVRADGQRLRQVLLNLLSNAVKFTDNGRVGLTVDLVARGPSSIVLRFTVTDTGIGMEPQQMRRLFQPFEQVADQNRRAGGTGLGLAISQQLVKLMGGMIDVETVPSRGSRFSFALELPLAS; this is encoded by the coding sequence ATGGGTCGATCGACGCTGAGCATCCAGACGCGGCTGGTGGCTGCGCTGAGCCTGAGCGCGACCATCCTGGTGGGCCTGATCGGCCTGTACTGGGTCAATCGCCATGAGCGCGAGCTGGATGCCGAGCTGCTGGAACGCCAGCGCCGCATGGCCCAACTGGTGGCGCGCGGTTTTGCGGAGCCCGTCTGGAACCTGGACAGTGCGGCACTGTCGGAACTGCTCGATGCCGTCATGGCCGACCCCGAGGTGCATGCCATCACGCTGACCGCCCCAGGTCTGGAGCCCCTGCGCCGGGAACGGCCCGACACGGCCGTGCGCCCTCAAACCATCGAATTTGAACTGAGCCATCGCTCCGGTGCCGACAACGGCGCCGCCGGGGCCCTGGGCCGCGCCAGCATCGTCTACACCCGCGCCTACATCGACCAGCGTGTGGGGGAGACGCGCCGGCTGGTAGCCAGCCTGCTGGCCACGGTGCTGTTGGCCATTGGCCTGACCAGCTATGTGCTGGTGCGTCGGCTGGTGGAGCGGCCGGTGTCCCGCCTGCGGGGCCTGGCCCAGCGGGTGGCGAGTGGTGAGTTGGGCGCGCAGATCACCCCCGAACATGCCGACGAAATTGGCGACCTGACCGAGCAGCTCAATGCCATGAGCACCAAGCTGCAGGACTTTGCCGAAGGCGTGCGCAACAGCGAGCAACGCTACCGCAGCCTGTTCGAGAATGCCGCCGAAGGCATCTTTCAGGCGGACGGCCATGGTCGGCTGCTGCGCATCAACAAGGCGCTGGCCCATATGCTGGGGCTGGCCCATCCGGAGCAGGCCCAGGGCCTGACCCTGCGCCGCGTGGTCCGCATCGAACCGGAGGAATACCGCCGTCTGGCGCGGGCCCTGGAGCGCCACCGGCTGCTGCAGCAGGTGCCGCTGCTGGTCACCACGCGGGACGGCCGGGACCTCTGGATGGAACTCAGCCTGCATCTGGTGCAGGACGGCGGCGCCCCTCGGGTGGAAGGCCTGGTGAGCGACATCACCCAGCGCCGCCTGGCGGAGCAGGAACTGACTCAGCACCGGGATCACCTGGAAGAACTGGTGACCGACCGCACGGTGGAACTCTCCCAGGCCAAGCAGCGGGCGGAAACCGCCAATCAGGCCAAGAGCCGCTTCCTGGCCACCATGAGCCACGAGTTCCGCACACCGCTCAATGCCATCCTTGGTTTTGCGCAGCTGCTGCAGATGGACAAATCGCTCACCAACAGCCAGCAGTCCAAGATCCGGCTGATGCGCGAATCGGGCGAACACCTGCTGGTGCTCATCACCGACCTGCTGGATGTGGCCAGCATCGAGGCCGGCAAGCTGACCCTGCAGCTCAACCCGCTGGACCTGCGGGCACTGCTGGAGATGTGCAGTGAATCGATGCGTCCGCGCGCGGCGGAGAAGGGCCTGGCGTTTGATGTCGAGCTGGACCCCGAGCTGCCTGCCCGGGTGCGGGCCGATGGCCAGCGGCTGCGTCAGGTGCTGCTCAACCTGCTCTCCAATGCGGTGAAGTTCACCGACAACGGCCGTGTGGGCCTGACGGTGGACCTGGTGGCGCGCGGCCCCAGCAGCATCGTGCTGCGTTTCACCGTCACCGACACCGGCATCGGCATGGAGCCGCAGCAGATGCGCCGGTTGTTCCAGCCCTTCGAGCAGGTGGCGGACCAGAACCGGCGGGCCGGCGGCACCGGCCTGGGCCTGGCCATCAGCCAGCAGTTGGTGAAGCTGATGGGCGGCATGATCGATGTGGAAACCGTGCCGAGCCGCGGCAGCCGGTTCAGTTTCGCGCTGGAATTGCCGCTGGCGTCCTGA
- a CDS encoding AEC family transporter: MTAILFSKLLAIFIASAMGWFVGHMRWLGKAGGDTDPARVLSNLAFYLFVPALMFRTTARVDFNTLPWLTIAAFFAPVVVALLGVYAWQRWRRPANPAVPAVRSITACFGNTLQVGVPLVAGVFGEDGLAVHITIVSLHSLTLLTLATVLVESDLARHHATGASLASTLFITVRNTIIHPVVLPVLAGFAWNLTGIELPRVLDEVLQMLGSAVVPLCLVLIGMSLSYYGWPKEWREMLGLIAIKLVLLPALVLVVAHWVFGLSGLGLAVIVMMAALPPGSNAMMFSQRYRTLEGEASGAVVVATLLFALTAPVWLALPVGLGR, encoded by the coding sequence ATGACGGCCATCTTGTTTTCCAAGCTGCTGGCGATCTTCATCGCCTCGGCGATGGGCTGGTTTGTCGGACACATGCGCTGGCTGGGCAAGGCTGGCGGCGACACCGATCCCGCCCGTGTGCTGTCCAACCTGGCCTTTTATCTGTTTGTCCCCGCGCTGATGTTCCGCACCACCGCGCGGGTGGACTTCAACACCCTGCCCTGGCTGACCATTGCCGCCTTTTTTGCGCCGGTGGTGGTGGCGTTGCTGGGGGTGTATGCCTGGCAGCGCTGGCGCCGTCCCGCCAACCCGGCCGTGCCTGCGGTGCGCAGCATCACCGCCTGCTTCGGCAACACGCTGCAGGTAGGGGTGCCGCTGGTGGCGGGGGTGTTTGGAGAAGATGGGTTGGCCGTACACATCACCATCGTCAGCCTGCATTCGCTGACACTGCTGACCCTGGCCACCGTGCTGGTCGAGTCCGATCTGGCCCGCCATCACGCCACCGGCGCCAGCCTCGCATCCACCCTGTTCATCACCGTGCGCAACACCATCATCCATCCGGTGGTGCTGCCCGTGCTGGCCGGTTTTGCGTGGAACCTCACCGGCATCGAACTGCCCCGGGTGTTGGACGAAGTGCTGCAGATGCTGGGGAGCGCGGTGGTGCCGCTATGCCTGGTGCTGATCGGCATGTCGCTGTCCTATTACGGCTGGCCGAAGGAATGGCGGGAGATGTTGGGCCTGATCGCCATCAAGCTGGTGCTGCTGCCCGCGCTGGTGCTGGTGGTGGCTCACTGGGTGTTCGGCCTGTCGGGCCTGGGGCTTGCGGTGATCGTGATGATGGCGGCCCTGCCGCCCGGTTCCAACGCCATGATGTTTTCGCAGCGCTACCGCACGCTGGAGGGTGAGGCCTCCGGCGCCGTGGTGGTGGCCACCCTGCTGTTTGCGCTCACGGCCCCGGTCTGGCTGGCCTTGCCGGTGGGGTTGGGGCGCTGA
- a CDS encoding M16 family metallopeptidase, whose translation MRIKTLTLAVWAALNVGGLGAASAWAAPPAAAGSAISTDGGTLQVKLEKVKLANGFEVILVEDHRLPLVAFNLWVHAGPRNEAKGQTGFAHLFEHLMFAGTRHIPRGQADQIIDAAGGTDSNGSTDFDRTNYFFTLPSNQLELGLWLKSDMLGYMIDEVDSVALANQQDVVRNERRQSVENRPYGIVEEALFHALYPEDHPYYASVIGSHADIQSIQLADVKAFARRYYRPNNATLVLAGDFNPTQARQLVEKYFGPLKAGEAVPPVEVAQPKITEEKRIAVTDRIELSRLNMAWQTPAVFQPGDAEMDVASHVLGGGKSSRLYKTLVYDKQLAQSVSVQQYSLSLGSVFNIEIVARPGKSLEEIEKLVDDAIADLSQNPPTPEEMARARAAIETGLLTHLEKLQGLADQINYYNQQAGDPNYIAKDLGRYQGMTGAQVRDVVAQQLKKQSRVVLYATPGDQKLAAEVPTPPMPTKAAKGERESLNADAAWRRQQPKGGKAKPLSLPDGHRFTLSNGMTVIHVANPGLPLVSATLVVRAGQTANPQDKPGLASFTAAMLQQGTQSRSAQQIADESGSLGATLTSSSSRDEARVEVSSLKRNFAQSLALLADVTQNPAFAEGEVVRLKGERLAALAQQREQAPAVASLVGNRVVYGDGHPLAANGLGTEASINGCDPVVLRQFWQAHYRPDEAALVVAGDLTEAELKPLVDKLFGGWVKPTAAAPVVNAAAPKPVAARVVLVDKPGSPQTALAVVSPGPKVGVPASADIKVMNAAMGGLFTSRINTQLREVKGYTYGVYSGFSLNRDSGTFGIRGSVRTDVTGPALSDMFKEIDGMRAKPMGSAELNRVRNAQLLALPGLFDTNRVVASSYASEWAVGQPLDSITTLPRKYNAVTAASALQAARTYVDPTGLIVVAVGDKAKVLPQLESWGRKPLEIRDINGALLPPAVPGAPQP comes from the coding sequence ATGCGCATCAAGACTTTGACTCTGGCTGTCTGGGCCGCCCTGAACGTTGGCGGCCTGGGCGCGGCATCCGCCTGGGCGGCGCCCCCTGCCGCAGCGGGCAGCGCCATCTCGACCGACGGCGGCACGCTGCAGGTCAAGCTGGAGAAGGTCAAGCTGGCCAATGGCTTCGAGGTGATCCTGGTGGAAGACCACCGCCTGCCGCTGGTGGCTTTTAACCTGTGGGTGCATGCGGGGCCTCGCAACGAGGCCAAGGGCCAGACCGGCTTTGCCCACTTGTTTGAACACCTGATGTTTGCCGGCACCCGTCACATCCCGCGTGGCCAGGCGGACCAGATCATCGATGCAGCCGGGGGTACCGACTCCAACGGCTCCACCGATTTCGACCGCACCAACTACTTCTTCACCTTGCCGTCCAACCAGTTGGAACTGGGCCTGTGGCTGAAGTCGGACATGCTTGGCTACATGATCGACGAGGTCGACTCGGTCGCGCTGGCCAACCAGCAGGATGTGGTGCGCAACGAGCGCCGCCAGTCGGTGGAGAACCGGCCCTACGGCATCGTGGAAGAGGCGCTGTTCCATGCGCTTTATCCGGAAGACCATCCCTACTACGCATCGGTGATCGGCTCGCATGCGGACATCCAGTCCATCCAGCTGGCCGATGTGAAGGCCTTTGCACGGCGCTACTACCGTCCCAACAATGCCACCCTGGTGCTGGCAGGAGACTTCAATCCGACGCAAGCCCGCCAATTGGTGGAGAAGTATTTCGGTCCGCTCAAGGCCGGCGAGGCCGTGCCGCCCGTGGAAGTTGCGCAACCGAAGATCACTGAAGAAAAGCGCATTGCTGTCACCGACCGCATTGAGCTGTCGCGCCTGAACATGGCCTGGCAGACGCCGGCCGTCTTCCAGCCGGGTGATGCAGAAATGGATGTTGCTTCACATGTGCTGGGTGGAGGCAAGTCCAGCCGCCTGTACAAGACGCTGGTCTATGACAAGCAGTTGGCCCAGTCGGTATCGGTGCAGCAGTATTCGCTGTCGCTGGGCTCGGTGTTCAACATCGAGATCGTGGCTCGGCCGGGCAAATCGCTGGAAGAGATCGAGAAGCTGGTGGATGACGCCATTGCCGACCTCTCGCAGAACCCGCCCACACCGGAAGAAATGGCCCGTGCCCGCGCGGCCATTGAAACCGGCCTGCTGACCCACCTGGAGAAACTGCAGGGGCTGGCGGACCAGATCAACTACTACAACCAGCAAGCGGGCGACCCCAACTACATCGCCAAGGACCTGGGCCGCTACCAGGGCATGACTGGCGCGCAGGTGCGCGATGTGGTGGCTCAACAGCTCAAGAAGCAATCGCGGGTGGTGCTCTACGCCACGCCGGGAGACCAGAAGCTGGCAGCGGAAGTCCCGACGCCGCCGATGCCCACGAAGGCTGCCAAGGGTGAACGTGAATCCCTGAATGCGGATGCGGCCTGGCGTCGCCAGCAGCCCAAGGGGGGCAAGGCAAAGCCGCTGTCGCTGCCGGATGGCCATCGCTTCACGCTGTCCAACGGCATGACGGTCATCCATGTTGCCAACCCGGGGCTGCCGCTGGTCAGTGCCACCCTCGTCGTGCGGGCGGGGCAGACGGCCAATCCGCAGGACAAGCCGGGGCTGGCCAGTTTCACGGCGGCGATGCTGCAGCAGGGCACGCAATCGCGCAGTGCGCAGCAGATTGCGGACGAATCCGGCAGCCTGGGGGCCACCCTCACCAGCAGCTCCAGCCGCGACGAAGCGCGGGTGGAAGTGAGCAGTCTCAAGCGCAATTTTGCGCAGAGCCTGGCACTGCTGGCGGACGTGACCCAGAACCCGGCCTTTGCCGAAGGTGAGGTGGTGCGGCTCAAGGGTGAGCGTCTGGCGGCGCTGGCGCAGCAGCGCGAGCAGGCTCCGGCGGTGGCCTCGCTGGTGGGCAACCGCGTGGTGTATGGGGACGGGCATCCGCTTGCGGCCAACGGCCTGGGCACGGAAGCCTCGATCAACGGATGCGATCCGGTGGTGCTGAGGCAGTTCTGGCAAGCGCACTACCGGCCGGATGAGGCGGCGCTGGTGGTGGCGGGTGACCTGACGGAAGCCGAACTCAAGCCGCTGGTCGACAAGCTGTTTGGCGGCTGGGTGAAGCCGACTGCAGCGGCCCCGGTGGTGAATGCGGCGGCGCCGAAGCCGGTGGCGGCGCGGGTGGTGCTGGTGGACAAGCCGGGCTCGCCGCAGACGGCGCTGGCGGTGGTGTCGCCCGGGCCGAAGGTGGGGGTGCCGGCCTCGGCCGACATCAAGGTGATGAATGCAGCCATGGGCGGCCTGTTCACGTCCCGCATCAACACGCAATTGCGTGAGGTCAAGGGCTACACCTATGGGGTGTATTCCGGCTTCTCGCTCAACCGGGACAGTGGCACCTTTGGCATCCGGGGCAGTGTGCGCACGGACGTGACGGGGCCGGCGCTGAGCGACATGTTCAAGGAGATTGACGGCATGCGGGCCAAGCCCATGGGTTCAGCGGAGTTGAACCGTGTGCGCAATGCTCAGTTGCTGGCGCTGCCGGGGCTGTTTGACACCAACCGAGTGGTGGCCTCGAGTTATGCCAGCGAATGGGCGGTGGGCCAGCCGCTGGACAGCATCACGACCTTACCGCGCAAGTACAACGCCGTCACGGCGGCGAGCGCGTTGCAAGCGGCCCGGACCTATGTAGACCCCACCGGCCTCATCGTCGTGGCCGTGGGTGACAAGGCCAAAGTGCTGCCGCAACTGGAAAGCTGGGGCCGCAAGCCTCTCGAGATCCGCGACATCAACGGCGCCCTCCTGCCCCCGGCGGTCCCCGGCGCCCCGCAGCCCTGA
- a CDS encoding GNAT family N-acetyltransferase, whose amino-acid sequence MLANPATAESAEFAASQLQRVAADACPEADLHQAFRAAFADYLIGPFEVPRVQWPTFLARQGVDLSLSRVALGAHGQPLAFALVAARPTHRRWRLATMGARPEARGTGAAAALLDDFILRAGQSGQQAVELEVFAQNERARRLYESRGFETVHVLHGWQAPLMALGQPTGPGPLPDPAAHAGENQHPGHPAPHAVDMSTALNWLDEAERRWPDLPLQVTQASLQPLAEPHAWQCGQAQVVFTLPDETVMVNSFIAPDTRDAARLVQALAKVYPQRRLRVPQLQRDDLGGQALRQLGAQPLPLHQLWMLRST is encoded by the coding sequence ATGCTCGCCAATCCCGCAACGGCTGAATCGGCCGAATTCGCTGCGTCACAGTTGCAGCGGGTGGCTGCCGATGCGTGTCCGGAGGCTGATCTGCATCAGGCCTTTCGCGCCGCATTCGCCGACTATCTGATCGGGCCGTTCGAAGTCCCGCGGGTCCAATGGCCGACCTTTCTGGCGCGACAAGGAGTGGACCTTTCGCTGTCCCGTGTGGCCTTGGGGGCACACGGACAGCCGCTGGCCTTTGCACTGGTCGCGGCACGGCCGACTCACCGGCGCTGGCGGCTGGCCACCATGGGCGCCCGGCCTGAGGCCCGCGGCACAGGTGCCGCCGCTGCGCTGCTGGACGACTTCATCCTCCGCGCGGGGCAGTCGGGCCAACAGGCGGTGGAGCTGGAGGTGTTTGCCCAGAATGAGCGGGCGCGGCGGCTGTACGAAAGCCGCGGATTTGAGACGGTGCATGTGCTGCACGGGTGGCAGGCGCCCCTGATGGCGCTTGGGCAGCCGACGGGTCCAGGCCCTCTGCCCGATCCGGCGGCACACGCTGGGGAGAACCAGCATCCTGGCCACCCGGCGCCTCATGCGGTGGATATGTCCACCGCCCTGAACTGGCTGGACGAGGCCGAACGCCGCTGGCCGGATCTTCCCCTGCAGGTGACACAGGCGTCCCTGCAGCCTCTGGCGGAGCCGCACGCGTGGCAGTGCGGCCAGGCCCAGGTGGTGTTCACATTGCCGGACGAGACGGTGATGGTGAACAGCTTCATCGCCCCCGATACACGGGACGCGGCCCGACTGGTCCAGGCCCTGGCCAAGGTCTACCCACAACGGCGGCTGCGAGTGCCCCAGTTGCAGCGGGACGACCTGGGCGGGCAGGCCCTGCGGCAACTGGGCGCCCAGCCGCTGCCGCTGCATCAGCTCTGGATGCTGCGTTCGACCTGA